The stretch of DNA TTTTGGGGCCTCCCTTAAGGTGCCTCTAAGGTTGAGGGCAACATGCGGTTTTTAACCAGGCTGTCGTTTCGCAGTAAAATAATTTTGGGAATCACCGCAGTAGTCCTGGTCTTCGGCCTGCTCTCCGCCATTTTCGTGAGCCGAATCGCCAAGCAGGCCATGCTGGGGGAAATCAAAAAGCGGGGTCTGAGTCTGGGCCTGTCGTTGGCCGCCCGCAGCGCCGACCCCTTGCTGGCCCTGGACTTTCTCCGCCTGAAAAATATGGTGGACGAATTAAAAGAGTCCAGCGATGACATCATCTATGTCTTTGTCCAGGATAAAAACAGCCAGATATTGTCCCACACGTTCAAAAACGGTTTTCCCACGGACCTCAAAGACGCCAATCAAGTGCCCCCAGACGCGAGTCAGCATGTTCAACTCTTGAATACGGGAGAGGGGCGGATTTACGATTTTGCCATACCGGTCACCATCAGTAACGAGCGTCTGGGGACGGTGCACGTGGGTCTGTCCCAGGTCAAAGCCCAGGCTGCGGTGCGCCGGCTTCTCTTCATCATCTTCTGCATTTCGGCCGGGTCCGGCCTGATGGCGGTGGTGCTGGGCACCCTGTTTGCCGGTACCGTCACCCGGCGCTTAAACATTTTGAGGCGATCCGCCGAGTCCATCGTCAGAGGCAATCTTGATCTCCAGACCGGCCCCCAACTCAAGCGCAACTGCTGGGATATCAAGGATTGCCAGGAGCCCCAATGCCCGGCCTACAACGATACCCGCCGGCGCTGCTGGTATCTGGTGGGAACCATGTGCCCTGAGTGCGCCTCCGGAGGTTTTGAACAAAAAATCGAAGCCTGCCAGGAGTGCCCGGTTTACCAGGAAATGAGGGGCGATGAAATCCAGAGCCTGGCCGAGGCCTTCGACTTTATGGCTCTTAATCTGGATTCCTATATTGCCAGCCTCAAAGAGGCCGAACGGACTCTGACCAGGCAGCAGCAGCTGCTCAAAACCATTCTGGATGTAACCCCTGACCTGGTAAGTCTGCAGGATGAAAATCTCATTTATCGGGCGGTTAATCCGGCTTTTTGCCAGTTCTTCGGTCTGGATGAACCGGATGTCCTGGGCAAGTCGAATGCCCAAATCTTCCCCCAAGTGGCCGGACGCCACCGGGCGGAAGATCTTGAGATCCTCAAGACCGGCGCACCTATAAGCAAGGAACTCCTCTTAACCAGAAACCACCGTCGCTACTGGCTGCATATAGTCAAGGTGCCGGTTTATGATGTGGACCGGATTGCCGGTCTGCTGCTCACGGTCCGGGATATTTCCGAGATTAAACAGTACCAGGAGAAATTATTGCAGACGGTAAAAATGGAGCAGTTGGGCCGGTTGGCCGGCGGCATGGCCCACGAAATCAACACCCCCTTGTGCATCATCCTGGGTTATGCCCAGATGCTGCTGGAAGACGTACCCGCTAACACGGAAAGTTTTGAATATTTGGGTATCATTGAAAAACAGGCCCAGATTTGCCGGCGCATAGTCGGCGATTTACTGAGCTTTTCCAGGAATATTGAAAGCAAAATGGAGGAATTGGACCTCAACCAGTCCATCGAGGAGGTCTTGCACCTGGTCGGACACACCTTCAAGCAAAACTGGGTTGATATCGTTACCGCTTTCGATCCCGATTTGCCGCGCTTAACCGGCGATAAGGAAAAACTCAAGCAGGTGTGGATCAACCTTTTGAATAATGCCTTTGATTCCATCGGCCAGGATGGCACCATCTGGGTGAAAACCAGTATCTGTCCCCAGGGCCGGCGGGTGCTGGTGACGGTGGCCGATAGCGGGTCCGGCATTGAACCTGAAGACCTGAAAAGGGTATTTGAACCGTTCTTCACCACCAAGCCCCCCGGCGCCGGCACCGGCCTGGGGCTGTCGGTCTCTTTCGGCATCATCCAGGACCATCACGGCGCCATCTCCGCCCTGAGCCCAAACCCCCCGGCCTTTTTAGGTGATGCCGGACCGGGCCGAAGAGCGCCGGGGCCGGGCTCGGTGTTTCTGGTGGAATTGCCGGTGTCGCCGGATGAACCCGGGGCGGATTCTTGTGAAGACTTTATAACGAATTTGAGTCCGAGCAGTTACCAGCAAGCCTCTTAGGAGGGGTTATGGGTGATATCTTAGTGCTTGACGACGTCCTCGACGCCGGCGTCATGATCAAACGCATCCTGGAACGGAAGGGCCATCAGGTAGCGGTGTTCACAGAAGAGGAAGCAGCCCTCGCACATGCTCGAACTCACCCGGTGCAAGTGGCGATTTTGGACATCCGGCTCAAAAAGATGAGTGGCGTGGATATGCTCCAGGAACTGAAAAAGCTGTCCCCCCAAACCCAGGTAATCATGCTGACCGGTTACCCCACCCTGGAAACGGCGCGCCAGTCCAAGGAACTTGGCGCCTTTGATTATTGCATCAAGCCGATTGACAAAGAAGAGTTGGAAGAAAAAGTGAGTAGCGCCCTGGCCGCGGCCAAGGAGCAGCTTACAACACTTACAACCAGGTAGATGGGGGATCTAAGGGGATTTGGATTTTCACGCTAAAGCTGCGATTATATAACGTCCGGCAATTTTGCAAGAAGTTCAAAAGATTTTTCCGTTATGTCCCAGTCTGAAAGAACCTAACCCATTCCCGCCCCCACATGCTTATAAAATTTTCTCTTTAGAATTCGATGTGATAAAATTATATTCCAACATTATGGAAGGTTGTCTGTCCGAGGGAGGCGGTTTTGGCCGACTGGGCTCAGATCAGGGCGCAGCTTGTTGAAGCACTAATTTCCGCGCCGAAGCAAAAAAGTACACCTGGCTCTTGCGGTCTCCTTCCCATCCGGCAGTTTTCCCGGTCCTCTTCACCCTGCCTATCTTTCAGCCGCTTTTTCTCCATGGAGCCTTGAGATGAAAACTATAACCGGCCGGACCATCGCCTTCATGAGCGCGGGGCTGGTGGTGCTAATAGGACTGGCCTTCTGGTATTGGTCCCCTCCGGCCCAATCTCTGCGGCCCTATGCCGGGCCCGTGGAGAAAATATCTATCAGCGCCGTTTCAAACTCCACATCAGGCCTGCTTCTTATTGCTCAAGCTAAAGGATATTTCCGGAATAACGGCCTGGAGGCCACGCTAAAGTTCTTTCCGACCGGTCCCTTGGGGCTGGAACAACTGCAGGCGGGCCAGATCGATATCGCCCATGTCTCCGATTTTGTTTTAGTCCAGGAAATTTTTAAAGGTGCGAAGTCCCTGCGCTGTTTGGGTTCAATCGGCACCACGGATATTTTGCATATGACGGTCCTAAAGGACCGGGGGATTTTGCAGCCCGGCGATTTGAAAGGAAAAAGCATCGGCGTTGCGCGTGGGACCATCGCGGAATTTTTCCTGGGAAGGTTTTTAACCTTTAACCAGCTTTCTTTAAGCGATATTCACCTAATCTCCCTCACCCCCGAGGAAACACCCGCGGTCCTGGCCAATGGCCAGGTGGATGCGGCCATGGTCTGGGACCCGATAGCCTATGATATTAACCAGCGCCTGGGCAACAAGATCATCAGTTGGCCGGGGCAAACCGGTCAAAAATTTTATAATGTCCTGGTGGGCCGCGACGAATTTATCAAATCCCGGTCAAAGGCTCTGGAAAGGCTGTTCCGGGCCTTGGCCCAGGCTGAAACCTTTAGCAAAAATAACC from Desulfobaccales bacterium encodes:
- a CDS encoding ATP-binding protein, translated to MRFLTRLSFRSKIILGITAVVLVFGLLSAIFVSRIAKQAMLGEIKKRGLSLGLSLAARSADPLLALDFLRLKNMVDELKESSDDIIYVFVQDKNSQILSHTFKNGFPTDLKDANQVPPDASQHVQLLNTGEGRIYDFAIPVTISNERLGTVHVGLSQVKAQAAVRRLLFIIFCISAGSGLMAVVLGTLFAGTVTRRLNILRRSAESIVRGNLDLQTGPQLKRNCWDIKDCQEPQCPAYNDTRRRCWYLVGTMCPECASGGFEQKIEACQECPVYQEMRGDEIQSLAEAFDFMALNLDSYIASLKEAERTLTRQQQLLKTILDVTPDLVSLQDENLIYRAVNPAFCQFFGLDEPDVLGKSNAQIFPQVAGRHRAEDLEILKTGAPISKELLLTRNHRRYWLHIVKVPVYDVDRIAGLLLTVRDISEIKQYQEKLLQTVKMEQLGRLAGGMAHEINTPLCIILGYAQMLLEDVPANTESFEYLGIIEKQAQICRRIVGDLLSFSRNIESKMEELDLNQSIEEVLHLVGHTFKQNWVDIVTAFDPDLPRLTGDKEKLKQVWINLLNNAFDSIGQDGTIWVKTSICPQGRRVLVTVADSGSGIEPEDLKRVFEPFFTTKPPGAGTGLGLSVSFGIIQDHHGAISALSPNPPAFLGDAGPGRRAPGPGSVFLVELPVSPDEPGADSCEDFITNLSPSSYQQAS
- a CDS encoding response regulator, translating into MGDILVLDDVLDAGVMIKRILERKGHQVAVFTEEEAALAHARTHPVQVAILDIRLKKMSGVDMLQELKKLSPQTQVIMLTGYPTLETARQSKELGAFDYCIKPIDKEELEEKVSSALAAAKEQLTTLTTR
- a CDS encoding NrtA/SsuA/CpmA family ABC transporter substrate-binding protein, whose translation is MKTITGRTIAFMSAGLVVLIGLAFWYWSPPAQSLRPYAGPVEKISISAVSNSTSGLLLIAQAKGYFRNNGLEATLKFFPTGPLGLEQLQAGQIDIAHVSDFVLVQEIFKGAKSLRCLGSIGTTDILHMTVLKDRGILQPGDLKGKSIGVARGTIAEFFLGRFLTFNQLSLSDIHLISLTPEETPAVLANGQVDAAMVWDPIAYDINQRLGNKIISWPGQTGQKFYNVLVGRDEFIKSRSKALERLFRALAQAETFSKNNRDESLAIIAKHLNLDQAIFKSTWLKSSYELSFDQALLISMEDEARWMIKNKLTGQTRIPNYLDYLNAEPLDKVTQQAVSIIIPKDKK